The following proteins come from a genomic window of Alnus glutinosa chromosome 10, dhAlnGlut1.1, whole genome shotgun sequence:
- the LOC133879549 gene encoding UPF0481 protein At3g47200-like: protein MPYEAASHVQENGLKCKELVVDIPADLEPAEWDECCIYRIPKKLRKVNKEAYTPKFISIGPFHHGRQEYQGMEMQKMRYLRDFCKRTGKSQDVLASIVAEKEEKIRHSYAETSKLKSIEFLKMILWDGIFIIELFLRNSEKEEREQDYILRKPWLREGIQHDLLLLENQLPYFVLKDLYKFACHGSSSCNNNRKQDPPFLNLCRKYFSKYDRQPKNSDISRGKKIKHLTDLLRYFFYPSYLEETEKKAIDRLCSATKLDEAGVKFKQVTERHLLDIQFQKGWCLDTCPYLNCSWLLNCLPCFKCLFFLEHMQPFLELPAFIVDHETNCVFRNIMALEQCHYPTEAYICNYILLLDSLINTEKDVDLLVEKKVIVNQVGSDEAVARLVNKLGHQILTEGSCYYKLSQKLNGHYEDFWNRNMATLTTTYFRDIWRGTATVVGIIFLLLTFWNIFLRHFVKMPHPGPN from the exons ATGCCCTACGAAGCTGCAAGTCATGTTCAGGAAAATGGTCTTAAATGCAAAGAATTGGTGGTTGACATCCCAGCAGATCTTGAGCCGGCCGAGTGGGACGAGTGCTGCATCTACAGGATTCCTAAGAAACTTCGCAAGGTAAACAAAGAAGCCTATACTCCTAAGTTTATCTCAATAGGCCCCTTTCATCACGGGAGGCAAGAATACCAGGGCATGGAAATGCAGAAAATGAGATATTTGAGGGACTTCTGTAAAAGGACTGGGAAGAGCCAGGACGTTCTTGCCAGCATCGTtgcagagaaagaagaaaaaatccgTCATTCCTATGCGGAGacctcaaaactcaaaagtatAGAGTTTCTAAAAATGATTCTATGGGATGGCATCTTTATAATTGAGCTCTTCTTGAGGAATTCTGAAAAGGAAGAACGTGAACAGGATTATATATTAAGGAAACCGTGGCTGAGGGAAGGTATACAGCATGACTTGCTTCTACTCGAGAATCAGCTTCCTTATTTCGTTCTTAAGGATTTATATAAGTTCGCCTGCCATGGCTCTTCCAGTTGCAACAACAATCGCAAGCAGGATCCTCCCTTTCTTAATCTTTGCCGCAAGTACTTTTCTAAATATGATCGGCAGCCAAAAAATTCTGACATTTCtagggggaaaaaaattaaacatttgacAGATTTGCTGAGGTATTTTTTCTATCCATCATACCTGGAGGAAACAGAAAAGAAGGCCATTGATCGACTTTGCAGTGCCACAAAGCTTGACGAGGCAGGAGTGAAATTCAAACAAGTTACAGAAAGACACCTACTTGACATTCAATTCCAAAAGG GTTGGTGCTTGGACACCTGTCCGTACCTGAATTGCTCATGGCTGTTGAACTGCCTACCATGCTTCAAATGCTTATTCTTCTTGGAGCATATGCAACCCTTCTTGGAACTCCCTGCCTTCATAGTAGATCACGAAACTAACTGTGTTTTCCGAAACATCATGGCCTTGGAGCAGTGTCATTATCCAACAGAGGCATACATTTGCAATTACATTCTGCTGTTGGATTCTCTTATCAACACTGAAAAAGATGTGGATCTTCTTGTTGAGAAAAAGGTTATCGTGAACCAGGTTGGCAGCGATGAAGCAGTGGCGAGGCTGGTTAACAAGCTTGGCCATCAAATTTTAACAGAAGGTTCCTGCTACTATAAACTAAGCCAAAAGCTTAATGGGCACTACGAAGACTTCTGGAATCGAAACATGGCAACCTTGACAACAACATATTTTCGCGACATTTGGAGAGGCACTGCAACGGTTGTTGGGATTATCTTCCTGCTTTTAACTTTCTGGAATATCTTCCTCAGGCATTTCGTGAAAATGCCTCACCCTGGACCTAATTGA